The Psychrobacillus sp. FSL K6-4046 DNA window TTTCAAACAATACAGTCGTTCTCAATATAAGCGTTGTCATTTCCTCTGCACCATCTGGAAGCCATCTTTCATCTGGCATGATTTCAAAAGGAATCATTTGCATATCCTTTGAAGCTACTGTGCCTACCAGTTCTATAGAATGCTTGGAAACAACTTTGGGAGCTTCTCCATTAATCACTTTAAAGACTTCTAACTTAATATTCTCGATTTGCTCATAGTCATGAACTCCATCAATATAAATCGTACCTGAAAGATTGATCCCATGTTCAATATAAGGATGATCCACCACAGTATCAATCTTTATGGATTTCACTTCAATACTGGAGTTGAATTTTTTGGCCATTATTCTCATTCCACCTTGTTATTTGTGTACTCATAGTGTTTTTCAACAATTGGTTCAAATTTATTGTACCTCTTTTTAAACATTGTGTAAAAATGGGAAACGATAACTTTTAAAATAGCATAGCCAGGTATACCCAAAATTACTCCAGGAACTCCGAACATTGCACCAGAAGTAATCAATACAAAAATTATTGTAATCGGATGCACATGCAATGATTTGCCCATAATTTGTGGCGATATAAACTTCCCTTCAATTAACTGAACAATTGTCCAGACTACTGCAAGTTTGATAAGCATGAAAGGAGAGGTAACTAAGGCAATAATTGCAGCCGGAGTTATCGCTATAACTGGACCTAAGTATGGAACAACGCTCGTAACCATTGCTATAACACCCAACAATAATGCATAATCCATCCCAATGATGGTGAAACCAATAAAGATCATAATACCTATACACATAGAGACAAGAATTTGACCCTGAATATACGAGCTGATCTGCTTATCGATGCTAGTAAAAACCGACTTTATGTCATCTCTCATGCGGGGTGGAAAAATTTTTAGTACATAAGCAGGAAGCTTTTCCCCATCCTTTAAAAGATAGAATAAGATAAAAGGAACAGTAACGATTGCCAGTATAAAGCTAGTTAATATACCGATAACAGAGGAAATTCCTGTTGCAATTCCTGTAAAGGTTTCCTGGAAAAATGCACCTAGCTCCTTCGGTAAATCATACAGAAGATTAGCAACATCGGTTTCTATTTGCAAATAGTACGTGCTTATAAGAGAGTTCGTTCTCAAGAATGAATCTAAGCGGGTTAAGACTTCTATAAAATAACCTGGAAGCTCTTCTGCCAATTTAAAAAATTGAGCTTTTAAAAATGGAAACACTAAGAAAACTAATAAGGTAATAATACCAACCAAAGCTAAGAAGATGAGTAGTATACCAATCACTCGTTTAACTTTAATTTTTTCTAGCATACGCAATATTGGTCTAAGTAAATAATAGATGATGACTGCTAATATGATTGGTAGGATGACATTCCCTAGAAAAACGGTTAATGGGACAAATATGAAGGAAATTTCATCATAAATCATGATAATTAAGCCAATCATTAAAAGCAGTATGAGCGTAAATATAGTATTACGACCACCTAAAAATTTTATGTATCTAGTTGAGAAAAAAGAAGGTTTTTCAGGTTCCAATTTTACATAACATCCTTTCCTAACTTAATTTTACGAATGAATAAATTTTATCGCAAATTTAAAAGTCCTATTCCCCTAAAAAATCTTCTATGGCCTTTCTATTCTGATCCTCGTCAATCACTAAAACATCTCCTGCGTGACTATAGTTCTTATCGTAATAGCTTCCTGGTACAGGGACAGTCATTTTATCCATTTCTAGTTTTCCACTAACTATAGCATCCATGATTCGAATAACTTTATCCTTACGTGAATAGTCTGTTTGAATATATCCTTCAGCTGCACCTATAAATTTGGGTACATTAGAAACATTTTGTATGGAGATTACCTCGTCCTTTAATGCTTCCATTACTTTTTGTTGGCGCGCAACCCTTCCAAAATCACCTTCTCCGTCGGCTCGGAATCGTGCGTAACCAAGTATTTCCTGTCCATTGAGCTGTTGTTCACCTTTTGTAAGTGAAACTCCAATTTTTTCAGACATATCCTTCTCTACATCCATTGTAATTCCTTCAGGAGCGAGAATATCTACCAATGATTCAAAGCTTCTAAAATCTATTAATGCATAATGATGGATAGGTATATCAAACATATTCTGAAGAGTTGCCTGCAATAATGGCACTCCGTCTAAATAATAGGCTGTATTAAGCTTATAAGACTTGTAGTTAGGTATATCCGCATAAATATCTCGCATAAATGAAATGACTTTAACGTCATTTTTTTCTTTATCCCAAGAAATGACCATCATTGTATCTGTTCGGGATCTCTCTTTCCCTCCCGCTCCGGAATCTGCTCCAAGGACTAGAATATTTTCTCGTTCACCTTTTGACCAAGCATCCCCTTCAAAGTCAATATCCTGTTTTACTTTTGTTTCATTAGCTAAATTATAGCCTTCCCGATATTGTAAAAATGAGTAAATACCAATTGTTAACCCAGCTAGTAACAGAACAGTAAGGAATACTCTTCCTTTCCGTAGTTTTTTTTTCGGTTTATATCGTCTTTCTGTATTTCTTTCTTCAGTCATATTAAATCTCCCCTTGAGCTCTTCATAGATGCTGTTTTGATGGTGCACGTATTTAGTTTCCCATATTTATATCATACTCTTATAATAACGTATTTACAGTGCGTTGGTTTCAGAATTTTGTACAACTTGAAAAGTAATGGTAAAATCATTTTACTATAATAGGAGGGATATAAAAATGATAGAAAGAGCTACGTTCGCAGGAGGCTGTTTTTGGTGCATGGTAAAACCGTTTGATACTTGGGAAGGCATACATAAGGTAACATCAGGATATATGGGTGGTCATATCGAAAATCCCACATATGAACAAGTGAAAAAAGGGGACTCAGGTCATTTAGAGGTGGTTGAAATCCAGTATGACTCCTCTATGTTCGATTATGAAAAACTACTAGAAATATATTGGCAACAAATAGATCCAACGGATGCTGGTGGTCAATTCCAGGATCGAGGCGAAAGCTATACGACAGCAATATTCGTATATAATGAAGAACAACGCATGCTCGCAGAAAAGTCTAAAGAGCAGCTAGCGGCTAGCGGTAAATTTTCCAAACCGATTGTTACGGTAATTCGAGATGCTGAAACGTTTTACAAAGCAGAGGACTATCACCAAGACTTCTATAAAAAAAGTCCTGATCATTATAAAGAAGATCTTGCTCAATCAGGACGCGTGGAGTTTATCGAAGAACATTGGGAGAAATAATTTAAACTTAACGTCAGATTTTTAAGGTAAGATGCTGCAACTATGAGTGTATGGACTGCTGTCGTTCATACACTCGTAGGCATGTTCATTTAGCTTTCCAATGATTGGTCATCAACTATTTTATTTTTATGATTATTTAAAACCTTTTCCAACTACGGTTTCTTTATCCAAATCTACAACCACAGTCAAATCCCCATTTTTATCAGAATCCGTATGATTAAATGAAACTGAATATACTACTTTATCTCTGTCATAATCATCAAAAAGATATTTTTTATTTTCTTCTGTTACGTTAATCTCTTCAACCACAGAATCCATGGGAGAAGTTGGTATTAAATCTTGTTCAGATTCCGAAAGACTATTGAATGCTACCATCTCAATTTCAAGTGAAGAACATCCGAATAAAGTGATCATTAATAAAGATAATAGATGTAGCTTTAAAATTTTCTTTATAATCGTTTCCTCCCTATCATTTACCGTATACCTATCATAACATTAACATGCCCTTACTAGCGTTAGTGTCAGCCTTGACGTAGCAGTCTTATACTGATGACCAGGTAAACGATTTTTCTAAAAGTATTACTATATCCACCACGCCATACTTCTATCTTAAAACCATCAATATCTACCATATTGATTTCTCCATTAAATACACTCTGGATGGTTTCAACATTTTTAGGAATTTCCTTTAAAATATCCCACCAATAGGGTTAATATAAGCCCAACAAATCAACGTTTGATAGCTTTTGTTTGAACACCGTGCTATAATAAGAGCATTGTGAATTTTAGGAGGTATAGCATGATTGCAGTAAGTAATGTAAGTCTTCGATTTGGTGATCGTAAATTATTCGAAGATGTAAATATAAAGTTTACACCTGGTAACTGTTATGGGTTAATCGGTGCAAACGGAGCTGGTAAATCTACATTTATCAAAATCTTGTCGGGGGAAATTGAGCCACAAGAAGGTAATGTGATTATGAACCCAGATGAGCGCTTAGCGATTTTGAAGCAAAATCACTTTGAGTATGAAGAATACAATGTGCTTGAAACAGTGATCATGGGTCATAAACGTTTATATGAAGTAATGAACGAAAAAAATGCAATTTACATGAAGGAAGACTTTTCTGACGAAGATGGTATGCGTGCCGCTGAGTTAGAAGGAGAATTTGCAGACCTTAACGGTTGGGAAGCTGAATCAGAGGCAGCCATCCTTTTACAAGGACTAGGTATTCCTGATAGCATGCACCAAAAGAAACTGTCTGAATTAACTGGGTCAGAAAAAGTAAAAGTACTTTTAGCTCAAGCTTTATTTGGCAAACCAGATGTACTTTTACTAGATGAGCCTACCAACCATTTAGATATCAAAGCAATTCAATGGCTAGAAGATTTCCTTATCAACTTTGAAAATACTGTAATCGTAGTTTCGCATGACCGTCACTTTTTAAACAAAGTATGTACACACATTGCAGACCTAGATTTCAGCAAAATCCAAGTTTATGTAGGAAACTATGACTTCTGGTATGAATCAAGCCAGCTTGCTACTAAAATGGCTCAGGATCAAAATAGTAAAAAAGAAGAAAAAATTAAAGAACTACAAGCCTTCATTGCTCGCTTTAGTGCGAATGCATCTAAATCAAAGCAAGCAACATCTCGTAAAAAAATGTTAGATAAGATTGAACTAGATGATATTAGACCTTCTTCTCGTAAATATCCATATGTGAACTTCTCTATGAAGCGTGAAATTGGTAATGACGTATTACAGGTTCAAGATTTAGGTTACTCGCTAGAGAACGAAAAACTATTCTCAGGTATGAACTTCACTATGAACAAAGACGATAAAATTATCTTGTTAGGTGATGAGCTTGCTAAATCTGCTTTACTTCGTATGCTTGCAGAAGAGGAAGAGCCACAAGAAGGCTCTATTCGTTGGGGTGTAACTACATCTCGTGCGTACTTCCCATTAGACAATGCAAAATACTTTAACGGTACAGAAACTTCACTAGTTGATTGGTTACGCCAATATTCACCTGATGATGAAAGTGAAACATTCCTTCGTGGTTTCCTAGGACGTATGCTTTTCTCTGGGGAAGAAGTGAAGAAGAAACCTTCTGTCCTTTCTGGTGGAGAAAAAGTTCGTTGTATGCTTTCTAAAATGATGCTTTCCGAAAGTAATGTTTTATTGCTAGATGAGCCTACTAACCATTTAGACTTGGAATCCATCCAAGCATTGAATAATGGATTAATTGCGTTCAAAGGCGCTATGATATTCACTTCTCATGACCATCAGTTCATCCAAACGATTGCAAATCGTGTAATCGAAATCCGCAAGGACGGCTCTATTCTAGATAAACAGCTGACATACGATGAATTCTTAGAATGGAAAGAATCTCAAAAATTATAATACGTAAAAAGGGTATTCGTAAATATTTACGATACCCTTTTTTTTATATCCCATGGTACTTTTTTCGTATAAAAAAGGGTGTTAGACGTATAGTCTTACACCTTCTTAGATGTTTTTATAAAACGTCCTAGCAATGAACGTGCTGGTAATTTCCCAAGCAAGCTATCACTTGTTTCCGATACCTTTTTCATTGTATCTAACAGCTTATGTTCTCCAGCCCAATGCTCTTCTACGATCTCAGGGGAAAACTTATTTAAAAGCATATTGACAATAAATGCTGCAACAATAATATCATCCATGTATCCACCTGGTCCTATTAAGCCCTCGGGTAACATATCAATTGGAGTAATAAAGTATAGGATACCGCTACCAATAAGTGTTTTACTTTTTGCGTCAATGCGATCATCTAGCATAGATTTTATAAGTAAATGGAAAAAATCTGGAGCAAAAAGAAGGTATGGAGTAAACTTACCTAACTTGTTTGATTTGGAATCTACATATTTCGTTATTTTAGCACGTAGTTTTGTGTAAAAGTCTTGTTGCTCCTCATAGGAAGGTAATTCCTTTTTTAACTCTAAATTCATACAAAGCTCCCCTTTCTTGTTCTCACTATACCAAAAATTTTGGAAAAAGAAACTTAAATAGCACTCATTCGAGTATATTAATGAGCACTTCAAAGAGTTAGTTTTATAATTAGCCCTTTACTATAAAAAAATCATAGTAGTAAACTGGTGAAATCTATTTATATCTTACTTAAATATGGCCATTATTGTAAATACATTTTATCTAGTTTCAAGTATTCATTTAAAGCCTGCTGTAATGTGCCATAAGTTCTTGTATCTTTATCAAATAGCATGCCTAATCGAATCATTTGTCGAACAACCTCAGGTCTTAAACCAGTAATTACTGTTTGGCATCCCATCATTGATGTACCATAAATTGTCTTTAACAGATGTTCTATTACTTCTGTCTCCATTTCTGCTATACCTGATAAATCTATTATTAAAGTTTGGATTCTGAGTTTACTAATTTCAGTTAATACTTTTTCTTCTAGAATTGAAGTTCTATATGTATCTACTGATCCAATTAAAGGTAAAATACAAATGGAAGGTGTGATCGGTATTATTGGTACCGATAAAGTTTCAACTACTTTTTTCTGAGAGGATATCAAAGCATCTTTATAAGTTGAATAATTAATAAAAAATTCATTTAAGAAGTTGTCAATTCTATTATTTAGCTGCTTTTCAATTTTAAAGAAGTCCTCTAGGTCCATCATTTGATCGGAATCATTCAATTCCTTTATAAACCTCCACATGGTTCGACGGATAGCTTGCACCCATTCTAATTTAAAAGAAAGCGTTAAAGAATGAGTTGCCCACGCAATTCCTTCTTGTTTAGCAAATAGATCTAACTCCTCATCATTACCCTCGATAATGTTTTTAATAAGATGATGTGCATTGTTGATAAGGTCAATATCACCAACTCTTAAAATATCATTTATCTTATCTTTAACATTTACTGCCTCTGATAAAAGATTATCTTCGACTTTCCCCTTGTTACCTTCGAAATATTCTTTAATTCCTCCGTCTAATAATAGCTTTTCCAAGTGACATCCCCCTATAATTTAAATAAAATTAAACACTCGATTCTTATACCCAAATTCTTTGAATATTAAACACTATGTAGATAGTGTTTTCTTTAGAGTTTAATATATTTTTAGGAAAAAAAATAGCCCATCATAATGATGGGCTTCCTACTTATAGTTTTGTTACATTTGCAGCTTGTGGCCCGCGATTTCCTTCTACAACTTCAAATTCTACACTTTGGCCTTCTTCAAGTGATTTGAAGCCATCACCTTGAATAGCAGAGAAGTGTACGAATACATCATTTTCTCCTTCAATTTCGATGAATCCAAATCCTTTTTCTGCATTAAACCATTTTACAGTACCTTGTTTCATGTTATTACCTCCAAAAATAAAATTAACAATATGTAAACTAAAAATTCACATATTCCATGAAGTACCGACATCACATCATCGATCACTACATGGGATATGTGAATTGCTCAACCGGTTTATACTTTATTGTTACTATAAATTATAGCAGTTGGATAAATTTAGTCAACAAATAATTACATTATTCTAAATCGTTTACTTGATATTAAATATTATTCCATGGAAAATTTGTAAGTCATCTTCACACGACTCACAATAACATTGTTCCTTTACTGACCAAAATGCCCAGTACTTATTGTTTCTCATCTCTTCTTTTGGGAACTTCCTTCTTAATTCGGTTAGTTTTTTTTCTAAAAATGAGCGAGCTTGGTCCTCTTGATCAAATTCCGCTTTTTCCATTATAAACTCTTCCCAGCCCTCAAAAGCCCACCACGGCTCATAGTCTGCTTTCATATAAATAACCTCATACATATTGTAATCGCCTCTAATACTTTTTATTAATACATATTTTACTGCTCACAAAGAAAATGTCTACTCTTTTGACTTTTGAAACTGAATAAATTGAAAAAATTTGCTATTTACGTTAAGTTATAAATAACATCAAAGTAAATAAAAGAGAAATTAAACGGTAATATGCTCCCATTAATTTCGACATATATGAAACCTTCTTTTCTCTCGTTCGTATAATGTAGTGTATATATAAGGAGGTCTTGACTATGACACAAGTAATACAAACCGTCATTCGTCATATTATTAATGTTCCTGTCATGATTACATCATGGCTAATTTTCTTCTTCCCAGTTGAATTAGGTTTTTTTGTAAGCTCAGCGTTAGCAGTAGTTACCTACCTAACTTCTAATTTTGCTATCAAAAAAATTCAACAGAGATCTATTATGAAGAAATATGATTTAACTTCATCAGAGTATTTTCATATTCGAAAGCAGATTAAGGAAGCAACAGCAAAAGTTCGTACACTTAATAACCATTATTTAAAAGTACGATCAGTGAGCTCTTTTAAACAGCTTTTCGAATTAAATAGATTAGCAAAACGAATTATTGCTTTAGTTAAAGCAAACCCAAAGAAATTTTACCAAGCTGAAAACTTCTTCTACGCTCATTTAGATTCGGCAGTAGAGCTAACATCTAAGTATACATTCTTAGTTTCTCAGCCATCAAAGAACAAAGAAATGAAAATTGCTTTGCAGGATACTCGTGAAACACTAGAATCCATTAACTCTGTCATGGAAGATGACTTAAAAAATGTTCTTGCTAGTGACATGGAGCACTTAAGAATGGAACTTGATTTTGCTAAACTATCCGTATCTAAAAACGAAAAACCCTTATATCTAAAAGGAGAGACAACAAATGAGCGAAAATATCTCGAATAAAACAGACGATCTTTTAATGGACGAACTACTTAATAATCCATTTTCTCTAAATGAAACAAAGCCTCAAACTTTAACTAAACAAGCAAATGAGGCGCTACCAACTAAATTAATTGATCGCTTATCGGAAGAAGAGAAACAAAAAGCTAAGCAGCTAGCAGATCAAATACCTGCTGGTAATTATGAAGCGATTTTAACATATGGAGCCAATGCTCAAACAGAGCTTACCCGCTTTTCACATCAAATGCTGGACCATGTGCAAAAGAAAGATATCGGACCAGTTGGAGATATATTAGGCGATTTAATGAAAAAACTTTCAGAGCTAAATCCTGAAGAGCTTTCCAACGAAAAGAAGAGTGGCATTAAAAAGCTTTTTAATCGTGTAAACAGATCTGTTCAAGAAATGATGACAAAATATCAAAAGCTTAGTACGCAAATCGATCGTATCGGTATTCAATTAGAGCATTCAAAACGTGGTCTAGTAGAGGATGTTCAAATGTTAGATAAGCTATATGATCAAAACAAAACATATTTTCAAGCATTAAACGTTTATATTGCAGCTGCTGAACTAAAAAAAGATGAAATACTCAACGTTACGATCCCAGAACTAAAAAGAAAAGCAGAAATGTCAAACGACCAAATGGCTTACCAGGAAGTTAATGATATGGCCCAATTTGTAGATCGACTTGAAAAACGAGTTTATGACCTACAGCTTTCACGTCAGATTACCATTCAAAGTGCGCCACAAATACGTATGATCCAACAAACGAACCAAACGTTAGCTGAAAAAATACAATCTTCTATCATGACATCCATTCCATTATGGAAAAACCAGATTGCGATTGCCTTAACGTTAAATCGTCAGCAAAAAGCAGTAGCAGCTCAAAGACAAGTTACAAAAACAACTAACGACTTACTATTGAAAAACTCGGAAATGCTCAAAGTGAATAGTATTGAAACAGCTAAAGAAAATGAGCGAGGTATCGTAGAAATCGATACATTGAAGAAAACACAGGAAAATCTTCTGCAAACAATCGAGGAAACGATGCGTATTCAAGCAGATGGCAGAGTTAAGCGAAAAGCTGCTGAAATTGAAATTGGTCGAATGGAAGAAGAATTAAAACAACGTCTCCTTCTTATTGCAGACCAATCTAAAAACAGATCCGTACAACCATAAATTGCATATCAATAAAATAAAGACTGGAGTCTAACTCAGAATCTTGAGTTTGACTCCAGTCTTTTTATTTGGCTATGTTAAAGGATAATGTTTATATTTTTAAAATGATTTGGTGTTCCCTACTTCTATAAACAAAGGAACTTTTAAATGGCTATTAAGAACATAAATAGATTGTGAAATTGACAGTTTTTTAGCTTTGTTTATGCGAGTAAATTTTTTTAATGCTTTATAGATGCTAAAGCTGTTCCAGTTATTGATCGGAACGCCATACGGCGACTCCTACTGGATGAGTGAGAGTGAGACAGATAAGACATCACAACCACGCGCGTAAGCGATGGGTGATGGCTTATCGTTCAACCCGAGGAAAGCGTCCGGCTGGTGCGAAAAATCAATACTACTCTCTGATCTAAGATTTGTTTGCATTATAAATCAACCATAACCTTTAACATAGCCTCTTTATAAAACAATACTGAGATTGACTATTCTTCTTAGCTTTTTACGACATGCTGAAGCATTTTACGCAGTAAGCGCAACGTTTCATCTGAGAACCTCTCCATAGAGGAAGCTGTCGCTGTTTTCTTACCGAAGATAAGCTGGAACAGGTTAATTTGTTCGTCTGTTGGGTCCTCTTCATTAAGAAATAAATGAAGTATAGAAATCTGCTTTCGCTCGACTTCCAATACTGCCTCAGCAGTATCCATAATACCATTTTGTGCATAGCCAAAAGCTGAGGGCTCTCCGTCTGAGAAGACAAGTAGAAATTTATGTGTCTCTGGTCTAGTTTCTAAACGTTTGCCTATCCAACGGATTGCAAATCCATCTCGGTTATCCTCATGAGCTTCCATGGCCAAAATGTTTTGGCCACTATCCTTTTGTCCATCTTCTAATCGATGAATCCATTCAAATGTATTAGGCTGGCTAGTTTCAGTTGCCTCATAGGCATCTTCATAATGAAGTACGATTTCATGAACAATGTTTAATTCTCTTAGTACATCGTGGAATAATAAAACAGCCTTTTGGGTCTCTGGCATTTTATCCTGCATAGATGCAGACCCATCTACCAGTAAACCAAATACGGCGTTGAGTCTTGTACTTGGAGCATCTTTTTTGTAGAACGGCTTAGGTCTTTCCTCTGTCCATATAGACGTCATTCGAGTAGAAAGTCGACCTTTTGATAAATTGGTCCGCTTATCTACCTTTTTTTGTTCCATACGTTTTTTCATTTCATGGACAAAGGCCTTAACAAAGGGAGCTTGCTCCTGCCGGATTGTCTGCAGTTCTAATTTCGTATGTGGATGGAGCATGCTTTCAATTCTCTTTTCTTCGTATATCACATTTAAATGTTCATATCCAAAGCTCTTGCCTGCCTTCTTGGTACTTCCCATTTTATCCTCTACTTGATCTGACGAAAGATTTTCCTTCGTATTCCCAGAGGATTGTCCCCTACCCGTTTCCGTAATGTCATGACCCTCTCGGCCTTCTTCAGCGTTGACATTTTGTTCAGCTTTCCCATCTGTTCCGTGTTCCAGCTCATACTGTAGATGGACTCCGCTTTCCTGTTCATTTTCTCTATGCCAGGATCTAAATACTTCCTCGATTGTGTCTTTCCTTTCATCCTCACCTTTTATAGAATCCTTCATGCCTTGATGATAATGAAAGTCTTTATTCATTAAAGTATTAGGAGAAAGAATCGCATAAAATTGTAAAATAGAATCAGTCGAAATATATTCCCTTAAAAAATTTACAAGCTGATACGCTAA harbors:
- a CDS encoding VWA domain-containing protein, coding for MSSVNRFIQFNNETIDARQLMHYETIARAMTKDLGITINERKLIEFQPEEQTISISVFWRHRSEEVMHKGRLSDIYLLTEGFWKYFSIGAWLDYLKDRDDTLSRLMDQLVFCLEEFRLMENIQKRRIGTRKIFIARVETYLAFHKQQLIVNLQKGFLADAYISYLYISLYEGTINAKGPDSFVQTNSMIQRVYDHRSTNDSINLAYQLVNFLREYISTDSILQFYAILSPNTLMNKDFHYHQGMKDSIKGEDERKDTIEEVFRSWHRENEQESGVHLQYELEHGTDGKAEQNVNAEEGREGHDITETGRGQSSGNTKENLSSDQVEDKMGSTKKAGKSFGYEHLNVIYEEKRIESMLHPHTKLELQTIRQEQAPFVKAFVHEMKKRMEQKKVDKRTNLSKGRLSTRMTSIWTEERPKPFYKKDAPSTRLNAVFGLLVDGSASMQDKMPETQKAVLLFHDVLRELNIVHEIVLHYEDAYEATETSQPNTFEWIHRLEDGQKDSGQNILAMEAHEDNRDGFAIRWIGKRLETRPETHKFLLVFSDGEPSAFGYAQNGIMDTAEAVLEVERKQISILHLFLNEEDPTDEQINLFQLIFGKKTATASSMERFSDETLRLLRKMLQHVVKS